In Toxotes jaculatrix isolate fToxJac2 chromosome 12, fToxJac2.pri, whole genome shotgun sequence, the following are encoded in one genomic region:
- the nectin3b gene encoding nectin-3-like protein gives MLPPSHRSYLGQRGTVALFHLLCSITGVWGSQVVVPQRVSAVLGKNVTLECRVEVGTNLTLTQSSWERRLPSGSVTVAVYNPLFGISIPPEFGHRLYFRSPSSHDATIVLENVGFADVGIYTCKVATFPLGNTQASTTVSVLVEPKVYVSAGSTALIDGGNETVVATCIAERARPPAEVSWESNLFGQSEVQLFDEANGTTSTQVRYLWQPTRHVQGHTLTCVVRHPALQSDFRIPYQLSVQFAPDISVVGYDGDWYVGRENVQMTCKANANPPAHHFRWIRLDSEMPEGVEIMNSTLLFLRPLQRNDSGVYRCEVANDINLRSRDVRILIQDPPTMPSTITAPVLTGSASSTLVDDKGHVLLSSPTLEALPESNLGSIVGGAVGGALFLLLLLCLVGVCYLRKQQTFHGNYYTKQYLGPSDLQKAPTQHELHPTKAGSSSYHRDHDREEWGDRQLKHERDRRHHNNYNGEEYPSNGYTRAMRESSHHNHQQNHHREHTQYSSPRQARYLHSPKPQGNGSPYLSDDYYDSGPEGDYVSHTDGSVISRREWYV, from the exons ATGTTACCGCCTTCTCACCGGAGTTACCTCGGACAGCGGGGCACGGTCGCGTTGTTTCACCTTTTGTGCAGTATTACAG GTGTGTGGGGCAGTCAGGTAGTGGTGCCTCAGAGGGTGAGTGCTGTGCTGGGGAAGAATGTGACACTGGAGTGTCGGGTGGAGGTGGGCACAAACCTTACTCTCACTCAGAGTTCCTGGGAGCGCCGTCTGCCTTCAGGCTCCGTCACAGTGGCTGTCTACAACCCACTGTTTGGCATCTCCATCCCTCCAGAGTTTGGCCACCGCTTGTATTTTCGCTCACCCTCCTCTCATGATGCCACCATCGTACTGGAAAACGTGGGCTTTGCTGATGTCGGGATCTATACCTGTAAGGTCGCTACATTTCCACTGGGAAACACTCAGGCCTCCACTACTGTCAGTGTCCTTG TGGAGCCGAAGGTCTACGTGTCTGCAGGTTCAACTGCCCTGATCGATGGTGGCAATGAAACCGTGGTGGCCACCTGTATTGCTGAGCGGGCTCGGCCTCCTGCTGAGGTGTCCTGGGAGTCCAACCTTTTTGGCCAGTCAGAAGTGCAGCTATTTGACGAAGCGAACGGCACTACCAGTACACAAGTGCGCTACCTGTGGCAGCCCACACGCCACGTCCAAGGCCACACCCTCACCTGTGTGGTCCGCCACCCAGCTCTGCAGAGTGACTTCAGGATCCCCTACCAGCTCAGTGTGCAGT TTGCTCCTGATATCTCTGTCGTGGGCTATGACGGAGACTGGTATGTGGGTCGGGAAAACGTTCAAATGACGTGCAAAGCCAACGCAAACCCACCAGCTCATCACTTCAGATGGATCag ACTGGACAGTGAAATGCCAGAAGGGGTGGAAATAATGAACAGCACTTTGCTCTTCCTGCGTCCCCTCCAGCGGAATGACTCTGGAGTCTACAGGTGCGAGGTTGCCAATGACATCAACCTCCGCAGTCGGGATGTGCGCATTCTCATACAAG ATCCTCCCACCATGCCTTCCACCATTACTGCTCCTGTCCTAACTggctctgcctcctccaccttAGTGGATGATAAGGGCCATGTCCTCCTCAGCTCCCCCACACTTGAAGCCCTACCTGAGAGTAATCTTGGTTCCATAGTGGGTGGGGCTGTGGGCGGGGCCTTGttccttctgctgctgctgtgtctggtTGGTGTGTGTTACCTACGGAAGCAGCAGACCTTCCACGGGAACTACTACACCAAGCAGTACCTGGGCCCCAGTGACCTCCAGAAGGCCCCCACACAGCATGAGCTCCACCCTACAAAAGCTGGCAGCAGCTCCTACCATCGGGACCACGACCGAGAAGAGTGGGGCGACCGCCAGCTCAAACATGAGCGTGACCGCCGTCACCATAACAACTACAACGGAGAGGAGTATCCCTCTAATGGCTACACTAGGGCAATGAGAGAGAGCAGTCACCACAACCATCAGCAGAATCACCaccgtgaacacacacagtattcTAGTCCACGGCAGGCCAGATACCTTCATTCACCGAAACCACAGGGAAACGGCTCCCCCTACCTGTCAGATGACTACTACGATAGCGGGCCCGAGGGTGACTATGTCTCTCACACAGACGGCTCGGTCATCTCACGTAGGGAGTGGTACGTTTGA
- the LOC121190999 gene encoding olfactory receptor 1500-like, with translation MWSKATKKKRKDLVISEVVNSEEESDKNQTCGPPTARELDSLYQNLHPLYSSEETRPLYVSWTHGTGPAGSKQGQPSKITAADPGAEAQSRSTRASPESEWNMRADLARQLKFPQEITAYSLQQDVMLWLQAEEGSQRPWWRRQNKGAFKKLSKESTYKVKTITSILHEAVTMNETTEVTQVVPHQTPVKALLSILPCLLFLYVNGVMLFALLRKPLLLESSRYILFGHLLFTDSLQLLVTMLLYIFAVTMVRMISYVCIIFTLLAAIVVKMSPLNLAVMSLERYVAICFPLRHADIATTRATGMAIAVMWTAASLDSFTQLFLFVSLENTSFIVPRFCIRNTVFQLQIYSTLNRAFTILYFVLVSSFSLGA, from the exons ATGTGGTCCAAAGccacaaagaagaaaaggaaagaccTTGTGATCTCTGAAGTTGTGAACTCGGAAGAGGAGAGTGATAAAAATCAGACCTGTGGGCCACCAACAGCAAGGGAGCTGGACAGCCT GTACCAGAACCTGCACCCCTTGTACAGCTCAGAGGAGACTCGCCCACTCTACGTCTCCTGGACCCACGGCACAGGGCCG GCTGGAAGCAAACAGGGCCAACCCAGTAAGATCACAGCGGCTGATCCAGGGGCTGAGGCTCAGAGCAGAAGCACAAGGGCGTCACCTGAAAGTGAGTGGAACATGAGAGCTGACCTCGCCCGCCAATTGAAGTTCCCTCAAGAGATCACTGCATACTCCCTGCAGCAAGATGTCATGCTCTG GCTTCAAGCTGAGGAAGGCTCTCAAAGACCTTGGTGGAGGAGGCAGAACAAGGGAGCTTTCAAAAAGCTTTCAAAAGAATCCACTTACAAAGTGAAGACTATCACATCA ATACTGCATGAAGCCGTGACCATGAATGAAACGACAGAAGTAACCCAGGTGGTACCGCATCAGACACCTGTCAAAGCTCTGCTGTCTATACTGCCATGTCTTCTCTTCCTATATGTAAATGGAGTCatgctgtttgctttgttgagAAAGCCTCTCTTACTGGAGTCCTCTCGCTATATCCTCTTTGGTCATTTGCTATTCACGGACTCTCTGCAGCTTCTAGTCACTATGCTGCTGTACATCTTTGCTGTGACCATGGTCAGAATGATCAGTTATGTTTGCATTATTTTCACGTTGCTTGCAGCCATCGTTGTTAAAATGTCACCCCTCAACCTCGCTGTGATGTCTTTGGAGAGGTATGTTGCCATTTGTTTCCCGCTGAGGCATGCCGATATTGCCACCACCAGGGCGACAGGCATGGCCATTGCTGTTATGTGGACAGCGGCCTCGTTAGACTCGTTCACCCAGCTCTTCCTGTTTGTCAGTCTTGAGAACACAAGCTTCATTGTGCCAAGGTTCTGCATCAGAAACACTGTCTTCCAGCTACAGATTTATTCAACTTTGAACAGGGCCTTCACCATTCTGTATTTTGTATTG GTCTCATCATTTTCCCTAGGTGCTTGA